The segment CACATTGGATGATTTGAAACAGGCGATTGAGGAACTGGAAAAAGCGGGTGCAAAAGCCCTGATTCTCGATTTGCGTGGGAATCCCGGTGGGCTGTTGACCAGTGCCATTGATGTGAGCGATCTGTTTTTGACCAAAGGCAAAATTGTCAGCACCAAAGACCGCAACGGCCGTGGTCGGTCGTGGGATGCCAAAGAAAGTGATACCATGTTCGAACCCGCCAATGAACGCCCCATGGTGGTGCTGGTTGATCGCATGAGTGCCAGTGCCAGTGAAATTGTTTCTGCCGCACTGCAGGACAATAACCGTGCCATCGTGGTGGGGGAACGTTCTTATGGGAAAGGATCGGTGCAGAAGATTATTCGGCTGAACAGCGAACCACCCACTGCAGTAAAATTGACCACTGATACTTATTGGCGTCCCAGTGAAAAAAATATCCACCGCTACCCCGATATGAAAGAAACCGATGAGTGGGGTGTAAGTCCAAATGAAGGTTTTCTCATCGAAATGGATTCGGAGGAACGTCTGGGTTACCTTCGCTATCAGCGTGCCAAAGATATCGTGCAGAAAAATAACAAGGTGGATGTGCCCCACTTTACCGATCGCGTGCTTGAACTGGCCCAGAAGCACCTGCGGGAAAAACTGGGTGTGAAGTAGTTCAATGTGATCATGAGAAATAATTCATTTGTTGCGGCGACGGTTAATTAGGAAATCTTCATGGATCTGGAATCAACGGCTCCCACAACGGTGTTGTTAGTGGACGATCAGGCGATCGTGGGGGAGACGATTCGTTCCATGCTGGCAGATATTCCGCAGATCGATTTTCATTTTTGTGCCGATCCGGCTCAGGCAATCCCCACTGCCAACCAGGTGCGGCCACAAGTAATCCTGCAGGACCTGGTGATGCCCGACATTGATGGGTTGCAACTGGTGAAATATTACCGCGTCAACCCCACCACGCGGGACACTCCCATGATCGTGCTGTCCAGTAAAGAGGATGCCACGGTGAAAGCCAAGGCGTTTTCACTGGGTGCCAACGACTATCTGGTAAAAATCCCTGACCGTCTGGAACTGGTCGCACGTGTCAAATATCATGCGGCGGCTTTTCGCAGCAAACAGGAACGCGATCTGGCTTTTCAGCAACTGGCCGTTGCGGAAAAGAAGATGGCCGACGAACTGGCCCAGGCAGCACGCTACGTGCGGTCGTTGTTGCCCCCACCACAGAACGAACCGATCCCCGTTCGTTGGAAATTTGTGCCTTCCAGTCAGCTAGCTGGTGATATGTTTGGCTATTTCTGGCTAAACGAAGACCAGTTTGCGATTTACCTGCTCGATGTCAGTGGGCACGGGGTTGGGTCCGCACTGCTGGCGGTTTCGGCAGGAAATGTGATATCGAATCACTCGCTGCAGGATACCGATTTCTCCCAGCCCGGCGAAGTGCTTCGGCGCTTGAATGATGTTTTCCAGATGGAAAAGCAAAATGAGAAATACTTCACCATTTGGTATGGCGTGTACACGGTTTCGACACGAGTATTAAAGTTTTCTAATGGCGGACACCCACTGCCATTGGTGCTGCAAGGCCCCACGATGGGGGAAGCAAAGATGGCACCCTTTGGCAAAACCAGTTTCGCTGTGGGGATGATCCCTGATTGGGATTTTCCCACCGAAGAAATGGTGCTGGATCCTTATGCAAAAATCTGGGTCTTCAGTGATGGGGTATTTGAAATCGAACGGCCTGATGGCAGTATGTGGAACTACAATGAGTTCGCCGATTATTTGACAAACGGCTCCAGCGAACTGCAAGCTGATCTGATGGAAAAATTGTTTCTCCATGTCAAGGAAATGTCCCACGCACCCACATTGAACGACGATTTTTCAATTTTGGAAGTTACTTTTCCAGGCAATTGACATCTGTTTGAAAGCCAGACAACTGTTTCGGCGTTAATTCCTGTAATGCCAAGAGTTTTTTCGGCTATTTTCTGAATTGTTTAAGCATGGCAATTGAATCTGCAGGAAACACGCAAACTTGAACGTATTTCGCGAATTTTTGTTGAAATCCGGCGGCTGAATAAGTTAAAAGATACTTGCCCATCTGAGAAACAATGATTGTACAGGTACTCATCCATGATTTACTCTCTCAAGTTGTTGGTTAGTTTTTTGAAGAAGGAAGATGGCCCCACTGCTGTAGAATTTGCCATTATGCTGGCATTAATCGCGGCAGTGTGCGTTGGGGTGGTCAGCACGCTCGGGACTGGTCAGCAGGTGATTCACCCATAACTGGGCGAATGCTTCTTGTCTGGACTTGACAGGATTTGCGATCAAGGGTACAATACCCTACATGTGGTTGAAACTGCTAGCACCGTTCCTGATTGTGGGGGTTATCGCCCTGCCTCTGCGGTGCTGCTGCATTCAGGCCATGTTATTTGCAGAAAACCATGCAGTTTCGCACCCGCAGTGCTGTGTGGTGCCTACACCAGCACCGGTTCTCCCGGAGTGCTGTGCCTGCTGCAAATCGGAATTGTCAACAACCGTTGCAACTGATGTTGCACCGTCTCATCCAGCACCTGCCACCCCGCATCAGTGTCCACTGTGTATTAATCCTGCTCACGATGTTGTTGTTCTGACAGATCATTCCAATTTGGAACTTTCTGTCGCAGCTATTTCGTTCCAGAATTATCTCCAGCTAACTGATCTAAAAGGTCCCGGACCTCGAAACCAATTCTCGAAAACCATTTCCACCAAAGACCGGATGCTGAAACAGCACCACCGGTTAACCTGTTAGCAGCTCATTTGTTAGTGGTTCTGATTGTTATTTGATTGTTGATTTTTAACTAACAAATGAGGAAAATCTCATGAAAGCGATTGCGTTTATTGTTTCTACGTTCATTCTGGCTTCTTTGGGCACCACTGTCCGTGCTGCTGAAAAACCCACTTGTGTGGAAACTTGTTTGAAATGTTCGGAAATGTGTGCGGATTGTGCAATTTGTTGTAAAGACAATCCAAAGTGCGTTTGTTCCAAGACTTGCGTTGCCTGCTCTGCCATGTGCAAGCTCTGTGCGGAATCGGTGAAAGCGAAGGCACCCAATTCCAAAGAAATCTGTGCAGTGTGCGAAAAAGTATGTATTGCCTGTGCAGCTGATTGTGAACGATGCACTGGGGCTTGCTGCAAGGAATGTGCAGCGATGTGCCTGAAATGTGCTGAAGCGTGCAAAGCATACCACACCAGCAAGTAAAGGATTGACTCCCTGAAATTAGGTTGCTTCGTTCGAACTGACAGTGCCTGATGAAATTCACCACAAAATTGTCAGTTCATTCAACGTGGGTGCCGCAACAACCGTTTGCAGGCACCTTTTTTATTCAACTGAACATTATGAACTGGCCCAGGGAATATCAACGCGGGCATTCAGTGGGTTGGCTTGCACGTATTGTTCAATCAGTTCGCGGCTGGCCGGATCGGGTTCCGTTTTCGGCACCAGCACTTTAAACAGCAAATATTGATCCCCACCTGCGATGCCAAAGCCGGGAATCCGCAGTCGGCTGCCACCAGAGGTGCCTGGTTTGATTTTCACATCAATCCGTTTACCGCTGATGGTGGGCACCTCCACCTTGCCACCAAGAATCGCCTCTCCCACTGAAATGGGCACTTCCAGCAGAATATCTTTCCCTTCCCGTTTGAAATATGGGTGGGGATCGATCAGAATGCGAACCAGAATATCCTCACCATTACCACCCTGACCGGCGAGACGAAGTTTTTTGCCATGTTCAAAGCCTGCCGGCACTTTCAGATCGATTTTCCGAGTTCCCACAGCTAAGGCCAGGGTGCCACCCGTAGCTGCCGTCAGAAACGGCACGTGGGCCTCTACTTCGATCGCACTGGGTGCGGCTCGTCGCTGGCGACCTTTGGTACGAGATTTGCCTCCACCAAATGCCGAAAAAAGGTCTTCCGGAGCAGCAGTTCCGCCCCCACCTCCACCGAACATGCGAAAAAGCTCTTCAGCCATTTCCGGTGGGATCTGGCCATCCCCACCACCTCCTTGAGTGAAAAACGGGTGGCTGCCTGCACTTCCACCAGCACCCGGCATGAAACCGGGGCCAACTTCCCCATATTGATCGTAAATGGCCCGCTTCTGCGGGTCACTGAGTGTGGTGTGGGCCTTCTGTATATCCTTAAACTTGCTTTCCGCTGCGGCATCCCCGGGATTTCGATCCGGGTGAAACTTCCGCGAAAGTTTACGAAATGCCTTATCAATCTCTTCTTGAGAGGCTGTTTTGCTAATCCCGAGAATATCGTAATAATCTTGTGCCATAGCAATATTTTAGAGAAACCCACGCAACAAAAGTTTCGCAATTTTAATCCTGTTAATATACGCACCGTTAACTTTGCCCGACATATGGAATTGTGGCTTAAGATGAAAAGAATTTCAGAAACTGGCGTGCTGAAAAATTGCCTGGCACATATGATATGAAGAAGTTTCTAGCAAATATTCTGGCATGGAACCACTCGATAAATCAGGTTCGCTGGCCGAGGTGGCTGCAAAACTGGGTATTGGTCATTACCAACGCCACGTTTTTCTGTGCACCGGCGAAGCGTGCTGCCCCGCAGAAACGGGACTTGCTGCCTGGGAAGTTCTGAAAAAAGAATTAAAAGATCGCAACCTTTCGCTCAGCACTGGGCCGAATGCCTGTTATCGCACGAAGGCGGGCTGTCTGCGGGTTTGCCAGCAAGGTCCGATTGCGGTGGTGTATCCGGAAGGTGTCTGGTACCACAGCATGACAGCGGAACGTATCCCACTGCTGGTGCAAAAGCATCTGGTGGAAGGGGAAGTGCTGGAAGAATTCCAATTTGCTACTAACCCACTCAATTCCGACTCGATTTCACACGAAGGAGAATTTCGCAATGGCGAAAAAGATGTATGACGATGACGTAGAGTTTCCGGGAATCGTCAAAATTGCCTGCTATATCTGGATTGTCTTCGGCCTGATTGCGATTGCCCAGGGGATTATGTTTCTGGCAATGCCCTCGGACAATTTGAAAAAAGACGAACTGAACTACAACTATCCTGGATTAGTCGGTGCGTTGTTGATTGGCATCTGCTTTGCCGTAACGGGTTTGCAGTTACTGACTGGAAAAGTCCTTGAAATTGTGGGTGCTGCTGTCGGTTCTTTGTTTATTGGACTGTTGATGTTGGGCCTCAGTGGGCTGGTGGCAAATTATGATGCACTGACGCTGGCAATTCCTGGCTTTATCGCTGGCCTGGGCCTGATTGTTGCTGGTGTCATGGTTATCATGGGTCGTTCGCAGTTCATGGCCTGGAAACGAGCGAAGAAAAAACGAAAACAACGAGCTGTTGATGAGGATGATGACGATGATCGCCCACGTCGACGTAAGCCACCGCGTCGTAGAGATGACGATGATGAGGAAGAGGAACGCCCGCGACGCCGCAAACCACGTCGCGATGAAGACGATGATTGATGCGGGTGCAATAACCGCTTAAGCTCGCCGAAAAGTCCATTCTTGTTGGGAATATTTTTCGTTGAGTAACTTTTCAGCTTCTGATTCCACTTCCGGTGGGATCGCCTCTGCTCTGCAGTCCCACCATAATCGCAGCTTTTCTGCAAAATCGGTGGGCTCAATCGGATGATTAATGAGAAAACTTTCATGAGGGCGATTCCCACGGTACGTGGGTTGTCGCTCTGGTGCGTTTAAGTATCTGGAAATAGCCTCGAGAGGAAAGCGATACAAAATTGTCCCATGGTGCAGCACGTGGTGCCGTTTCCGCTGTTGGGCATTGCCAGAAATTTTGACTTTTCGTGCTACAGCACGATCCGAAACGGCCAGATCAGAGATTCCTTGCAGTTCAATCGTTTGCGTATCTCCCAACAGGGCAGCTACTTGCGTCAAAATCCAGTCGTAGGAACTCTTCACTTCACGCAGAGCTGGATGGCGTTCATATGCCAGAATAAGGCTGAATTGCAGGCAACCTGGGCCAATCAGTACCGTCCCGCCTCCACTGGCACGACGAAAAATCGGCACATTGTCAGTGGTGCAAACCTCCTGATTCACATCAATGGCTACAGACCCACCTGCACCCAATACAACCGCCAGGTACGGTGCCTCCCAGATTCGGATTGATTCGCCAAGAAGGCCGTTTTCAGCACCCCAGAGCAGGGCTTCGTCCATGGCCAATTGCCACCCCACATCTGGTGCGGGGAAATCAATCCAACCTGGCCTGTTTAACTGCTGCATCGACTTCCTTCTGAAAAACTATCAATAATACACTTGGGTCACCAAGCTGGCTCGTTGCGTGTTGCCGCAATTTTATTTTGTCCAGCACATTATGGACTACTTCAATCTCTCCAGCAGTCCCTTTCGCTTGACTAAATTCTTGTAATCCCACTGAATCTCAATCGCTTTTTTCAGCCAGCGTCGAAGATCTTCGATGTTAATTTCCGAAACATCTTTAAAGAAGGCTGATGCATCTTTAAACTTTTTCCCCAGGATATTCAGGCCATTTTCATAAAAATCGGCACCGCTCCAGAACATCAGGCGGATGCCTGGTTTCTGGCTGCTGTAACCTACAGTTGGATTTCCATCCAGGAACCAGACGGGGTGTGCGTGCCAGATTTTGCTTTCCGAACCAGGCAGGTTGTTCTCGATTTCCGAAGCCAGCATGTCACATACTTCTTTGTGCTTTGCTTGCT is part of the Zavarzinella sp. genome and harbors:
- a CDS encoding lipoate--protein ligase family protein yields the protein MQQLNRPGWIDFPAPDVGWQLAMDEALLWGAENGLLGESIRIWEAPYLAVVLGAGGSVAIDVNQEVCTTDNVPIFRRASGGGTVLIGPGCLQFSLILAYERHPALREVKSSYDWILTQVAALLGDTQTIELQGISDLAVSDRAVARKVKISGNAQQRKRHHVLHHGTILYRFPLEAISRYLNAPERQPTYRGNRPHESFLINHPIEPTDFAEKLRLWWDCRAEAIPPEVESEAEKLLNEKYSQQEWTFRRA
- a CDS encoding DUF1801 domain-containing protein yields the protein MIPEIRNYNARQQAKHKEVCDMLASEIENNLPGSESKIWHAHPVWFLDGNPTVGYSSQKPGIRLMFWSGADFYENGLNILGKKFKDASAFFKDVSEINIEDLRRWLKKAIEIQWDYKNLVKRKGLLERLK
- a CDS encoding Flp family type IVb pilin, with the translated sequence MIYSLKLLVSFLKKEDGPTAVEFAIMLALIAAVCVGVVSTLGTGQQVIHP
- a CDS encoding J domain-containing protein, which gives rise to MAQDYYDILGISKTASQEEIDKAFRKLSRKFHPDRNPGDAAAESKFKDIQKAHTTLSDPQKRAIYDQYGEVGPGFMPGAGGSAGSHPFFTQGGGGDGQIPPEMAEELFRMFGGGGGGTAAPEDLFSAFGGGKSRTKGRQRRAAPSAIEVEAHVPFLTAATGGTLALAVGTRKIDLKVPAGFEHGKKLRLAGQGGNGEDILVRILIDPHPYFKREGKDILLEVPISVGEAILGGKVEVPTISGKRIDVKIKPGTSGGSRLRIPGFGIAGGDQYLLFKVLVPKTEPDPASRELIEQYVQANPLNARVDIPWASS
- a CDS encoding SpoIIE family protein phosphatase → MDLESTAPTTVLLVDDQAIVGETIRSMLADIPQIDFHFCADPAQAIPTANQVRPQVILQDLVMPDIDGLQLVKYYRVNPTTRDTPMIVLSSKEDATVKAKAFSLGANDYLVKIPDRLELVARVKYHAAAFRSKQERDLAFQQLAVAEKKMADELAQAARYVRSLLPPPQNEPIPVRWKFVPSSQLAGDMFGYFWLNEDQFAIYLLDVSGHGVGSALLAVSAGNVISNHSLQDTDFSQPGEVLRRLNDVFQMEKQNEKYFTIWYGVYTVSTRVLKFSNGGHPLPLVLQGPTMGEAKMAPFGKTSFAVGMIPDWDFPTEEMVLDPYAKIWVFSDGVFEIERPDGSMWNYNEFADYLTNGSSELQADLMEKLFLHVKEMSHAPTLNDDFSILEVTFPGN